A genomic window from Lotus japonicus ecotype B-129 chromosome 1, LjGifu_v1.2 includes:
- the LOC130734536 gene encoding uncharacterized protein LOC130734536 — MGNENHHHNPHLQFYHQKTMFLPILCSRPSIKDVNLPRCRGLQNSSFDDPLSPRIGCMGQVKRNNKIAGVPTSSHSHRLTLTATKSTTPVVKYSKLKKLFSGKNLIISTPKTTTAVPNSNINRCRTRQQQLAAGNNSAGVPKHKRCDQNQNQNLVGISIEEMDPPLPVIKKVPNLEEGSKVENSLWKRRNNGPAIKGLQLQQIHHPRICLQLDPTTV; from the coding sequence ATGGGTAATGAAAACCATCACCACAACCCCCACCTTCAATTCTATCATCAGAAAACCATGTTCCTTCCAATCCTCTGTTCTCGCCCTTCCATCAAAGATGTGAACCTTCCAAGATGCAGGGGGCTTCAAAATTCCTCCTTTGATGACCCTTTGTCCCCAAGAATTGGTTGCATGGGTCAGGTGAAGAGGAACAACAAAATTGCTGGAGTTCCAACCTCTTCTCATAGTCACAGGCTCACTTTAACCGCCACCAAAAGCACCACCCCTGTTGTCAAATATTCCAAGCTCAAAAAGCTCTTCTCTGGTAAGAATCTTATCATTAGCACCCCAAAAACCACCACTGCAGTGCCTAATTCCAACATCAACCGATGTCGGACAAGGCAACAACAATTGGCAGCAGGTAATAACAGTGCAGGTGTACCAAAACATAAGAGGTgtgatcaaaatcaaaatcaaaatcttgTTGGTATAAGCATTGAGGAGATGGATCCTCCTCTGCCTGTGATAAAAAAAGTGCCCAATTTGGAGGAAGGAAGCAAAGTGGAGAATAGTCTTTGGAAAAGGAGGAATAATGGGCCTGCAATCAAAGGTTTGCAGCTTCAACAGATTCACCATCCAAGGATTTGTCTTCAGCTTGATCCAACAACTGTTTGA
- the LOC130740451 gene encoding uncharacterized protein LOC130740451, which translates to MGGEDGWTRVNGGRKKAFNKRVNSNEVTSYFFTNFPDDFKAKNMWGVFSYWGRVQEVFIPTKTDRNGQRFGFVRFFDVHDPSGFGRRLDQIFIGSTKLFVNLPRFIGYPRSQGKASAKPRAANEVSRTDSPRNTNLSHSNHGISTQKSYADAVANGRTRSEIPPGGSGKQTEAIGHLPVDDTVDEWLAKSWVGRLKQTEMSQNIQETLLVGGFHSVRARYMGDDLVLLSSDPGVCWDDIVKGSEDWLANIFESINPWSPSIVMQSRVVWIRCYGIPLHLWKRRSFDKLISPLGEVLELDAATSEMDRVEFARMKIRTTRMGTFSDVWDMTINKITYGIRIVEEMPQLHQPCNCSHADSENDGSESTVWSFDGSENVKATEDLED; encoded by the coding sequence ATGGGGGGAGAGGATGGCTGGACAAGGGTGAATGGTGGCCGGAAAAAAGCGTTCAACAAAAGGGTGAATTCTAACGAGGTCACCtcatatttttttacaaattttccGGATGACTTCAAAGCCAAGAACATGTGGGGGGTATTTTCTTACTGGGGGAGAGTTCAGGAGGTTTTTATTCCAACTAAAACAGACAGGAATGGGCAGAGGTTCGGTTTCGTCAGATTCTTTGATGTCCATGATCCTAGTGGGTTTGGTAGAAGACTCGATCAGATCTTCATTGGAAGCACGAAATTGTTTGTCAACCTTCCCAGGTTCATTGGCTATCCAAGATCTCAAGGGAAGGCTTCTGCAAAACCTAGGGCAGCAAATGAAGTCTCAAGGACCGATTCACCAAGAAACACAAACTTGTCCCATAGCAACCACGGGATCAGTACGCAAAAGTCTTATGCGGATGCTGTGGCAAATGGTCGAACCCGGTCAGAAATTCCTCCTGGTGGATCTGGGAAACAGACGGAGGCTATAGGCCATCTGCCGGTGGATGATACAGTTGATGAATGGCTGGCAAAGAGTTGGGTTGGGCGACTGAAACAGACAGAGATGAGCCAAAACATCCAGGAAACTTTACTGGTTGGTGGCTTCCATTCTGTTCGAGCTCGCTATATGGGGGATGATTTGGTCCTCCTCTCAAGTGATCCAGGTGTGTGTTGGGACGACATTGTTAAGGGTTCAGAGGATTGGTTGGCTAATATTTTTGAATCCATAAACCCTTGGAGTCCCTCAATAGTGATGCAATCACGTGTGGTCTGGATTCGGTGCTATGGCATTCCATTGCATCTTTGGAAGAGAAGGTCGTTTGACAAGCTGATTTCCCCTTTAGGGGAGGTACTTGAGCTAGACGCTGCAACTTCAGAGATGGACAGGGTAGAGTTTGCCCGTATGAAAATTCGTACTACAAGAATGGGGACATTTAGTGACGTGTGGGATATGACAATTAACAAGATCACTTATGGAATTCGAATTGTTGAGGAAATGCCTCAGTTGCATCAGCCATGCAATTGCTCTCATGCAGATTCAGAAAACGATGGAAGTGAATCGACAGTTTGGTCTTTTGATGGGTCTGAAAATGTTAAAGCGACAGAAGATCTGGAGGATTAA
- the LOC130740454 gene encoding uncharacterized protein LOC130740454, producing MIILSYNSRGLGSCVKLRAIRELVRKERIEMLLIQESKCELVDLRLCRSLWGAADYEWVFKPSANSSGGLITIWQSNKFTLLDSHVGEGFLAVRGQWDDLNGLCGIINVYAPCSAQGKRELWEAIEVFISNAGLTYFCIAGDFNSIRTVEERRGVASSLSTGRRDMEDFNIFIANNQLLEPPVAGKLFTWFRPNGQAASRLDRFFVSSDWASSCAIGEQRVLSRDFSDHCPVLFHTSNLNWGPKPFKVLNCWFSDPRFAKFVSKEWESFCFSGTGAFVLKEKLKRIKACLRTWNSEVFGDIQRNSKEILRKIQSLDEKLEEVGLSMEEQNQRRTWQAEYWRLAKSNESLLQQKSRCNWIREGDSNTKFFHSFMNWRRNANSVLGMEIDGVWINDPVLVKNGAKDF from the coding sequence ATGATTATACTCAGCTACAACTCGAGGGGGTTAGGGAGCTGCGTAAAGCTCCGTGCTATTAGAGAACTTGTAAGGAAGGAGAGGATCGAGATGCTCTTGATTCAGGAATCCAAGTGTGAATTGGTAGATTTACGCCTCTGTCGAAGCCTTTGGGGAGCTGCTGACTATGAATGGGTTTTTAAACCCTCTGCTAACAGTTCTGGTGGTTTAATTACTATATGGCAATCGAACAAATTTACCTTGTTGGACTCCCATGTTGGGGAAGGTTTCCTTGCTGTTAGGGGTCAATGGGATGATCTCAATGGACTCTGTGGAATTATAAATGTGTATGCTCCCTGCTCGGCTCAAGGAAAACGTGAACTCTGGGAGGCAATTGAAGTTTTTATTTCCAATGCTGGTCTTACTTATTTTTGTATTGCAGGGGATTTCAATTCAATTCGTACTGTAGAGGAAAGGAGAGGAGTGGCATCAAGTCTTTCTACAGGTAGAAGAGATATggaagattttaatattttcattgcAAATAATCAGCTTCTTGAACCACCTGTGGCAGGGAAATTGTTCACCTGGTTTCGTCCGAATGGCCAAGCTGCTAGCAGACTTGATAGGTTCTTTGTATCCAGTGATTGGGCCTCTTCCTGTGCTATTGGTGAACAACGGGTTCTATCACGGGACTTCTCTGACCACTGTCCAGTTCTTTTCCATACGTCTAATTTGAACTGGGGTCCGAAACCTTTTAAGGTCCTTAATTGTTGGTTCTCTGATCCCAGGTTTGCAAAATTTGTTTCAAAAGAGTGGGAAAGTTTCTGCTTTTCAGGTACTGGAGCTTTTGTGCTAAAGGAAAAGCTCAAGAGGATCAAGGCCTGCCTAAGAACATGGAATAGTGAAGTTTTTGGTGACATACAGAGAAACAGCAAGGAGATTCTGAGAAAGATTCAGAGCCTTGATGAAAAACTTGAGGAAGTTGGGCTAAGCATGGAGGAACAAAATCAGCGTCGGACTTGGCAAGCAGAGTATTGGCGTTTGGCAAAATCAAATGAGTCTCTTTTGCAGCAAAAATCACGATGCAACTGGATTAGGGAAGGTGATTCAAATACTAAGTTCTTCCATTCGTTTATGAATTGGAGAAGAAATGCAAACTCAGttttgggcatggaaattgatGGTGTCTGGATTAACGACCCTGTACTAGTCAAGAACGGTGCTAAGGATTTTTGA
- the LOC130734544 gene encoding uncharacterized protein LOC130734544, translating to MLSLLCLWLLPAMTEDRCYRRKTMAGEEDDVVAAERPLPARRPEIHDGGGGSAALRMDYFSQARKALSERSPFDLPGEPSTSAVVTLPSGLASLLNRHGDSRRRHKKSQSGGGEKKKKKSSRANDKSRVRNIWVETEEYFRDLTLADIDTLVELSSCSSLASRECFTIPRLGGAKRFNVVSTSCVDEKNPAPTGFNIVSCEEGKKDGEELKNEDGLLGVESIDNVVAAETALPQDDKNGNASDSCVSLEWFLGCRNKVSSTTERPRKRRKLLGGDAGLERVLMTSPSDGNQPFCHYCGKGDIGTGRESHRLIVCASCKVAVHRKCYGVQDEDVDESWLCSWCKQKGDVGDSVNPCVLCPKKGGALKPLNSSGEGDGSTQFVHLFCCLWMPEVYVDDLKKMEPVMNVGSVKKTRSKLVCNVCKMKCGTCVRCNHGACRTSFHPLCAREARQRMEVWAKYGNDNVELRAFCLKHSNLQEDRSILPLGGRSIAAGGDFSEANDLPVSLPVSSEHNVKIVCDNGGLVSNSIPDKLNHNGVPPDDGAFPQHDIGVTGKTNEHVDGSDSLSFVLVLKKLIDRGKVDVKDVALEIGISSDALAANINEACMDPDVQHKIVNWLKAHVHTSAFQKGLKFKLKPANAFNDENAAQDGSDTLPISDSGLLDPVAVKSVPPRRRTTSNIRVLNDDKVICSSEGVASENGMPIDKFGVGHPDSENPGSSNEESIHDATGMNTTKSEDTFQEVQVNLDEHFKSSLSGCFSEEKSTVCLQNALMISDQHCPGHSASEPPDSGFIKIEAMSSYIHPQINKKLLRVRDGLPLEDVVGSSDKGNSSFIESSGASGCSSSQDLELTCSDKSEPDRVKMDQLARDEKVGLWDFSPEDELEGELIYFQHKLLQNAVAKKRLTDNLIYNVAKSLPQDIDNAHQQRWDAVTVNQYLRDLREAKKQGRKEKRHKEAQAVLAAATAAAAASSRVSSFRKDTLDEAVQHENLIKLDTSSGRTGACSQPMPRAKETLSRVAVTRTSSDKYSDFCPPTSDFSKEQRKSCDICRLCETMLKHILVCSGCKVAVHLDCYRSVEGTMGPWYCELCEELSSRSSGGSAINFWEKPYFVAECALCGGTSGAFRKSSDGQWVHAFCAEWVFESTFKRGQIDAVGGLETVPKGVDMCCICRRKHGVCMKCCFGHCQTTFHPSCARSAGLFMNVRTVGGKLQHKTYCEKHSLEQKAKAESQKHGIEELKSLKHIRVELERLRLLCERIVRREKTKRELVLCSHKILAFRRDEAARSVLVRGPFVLPDGSSESATTSLKANTEGYRSCSEALQRSDDITVDSSVSAKHRVRVAVSMDTDPKLDDDCSTSQSRYNHHKIPERMQFAGKQIPHRASATSRNISDEGGWIPPKSRKSSETFGKEIIMTSDEASMKNSRLPKGYAYVPADCLSNDKQSKEDTYADEPVDHDR from the exons ATGCTCTCGTTATTGTGTTTGTGGTTGTTGCCGGCGATGACCGAGGACCGATGTTACCGGAGGAAGACCATGGCGGGGGAAGAGGACGACGTTGTTGCCGCTGAGAGGCCGTTACCGGCGCGGCGGCCGGAGATTCATGACGGCGGCGGAGGCTCCGCCGCGTTGAGGATGGATTATTTTTCGCAGGCGAGGAAAGCGCTTAGCGAGCGGTCGCCTTTTGATTTGCCCGGGGAACCGTCAACTTCTGCGGTGGTTACTCTGCCGAGTGGGCTGGCGAGTTTGCTGAACCGTCATGGTGATAGCCGGAGGCGGCACAAGAAGTCTCAGTCTGGTGGcggtgagaagaagaagaagaagtcgtCTAGGGCGAACGACAAGTCGCGAGTTCGCAACATTTGGGTGGAGACTGAGGAGTATTTCAGGGACCTTACATTGGCTGATATTGATACATTGGTTGAGTTATCTTCGTGTTCTAGTTTAGCTTCTCGTGAGTGTTTCACTATTCCGCGTTTGGGTGGTGCTAAGAGGTTCAATGTGGTTAGTACTAGTTGTGTGGATGAAAAGAACCCTGCTCCAACGGGATTCAATATAGTTAGTTGTGAGGAAGGTAAGAAGGATGGCGAAGAATTGAAAAATGAGGACGGTTTGTTGGGAGTTGAGTCGATTGACAATGTCGTTGCTGCTGAGACCGCTTTGCCTCAGGATGACAAGAATGGAAATGCTTCTGATTCTTGTGTTAGTTTAGAGTGGTTTTTAGGTTGCAGGAATAAGGTTTCTTCAACTACTGAGCGCCCTCGCaagagaaggaagcttttgGGTGGTGATGCTGGTTTGGAGAGAGTTTTGATGACTAGTCCATCTGATGGGAACCAGCCATTTTGTCATTATTGTGGCAAGGGGGACATTGGCACTGGCAGAGAGTCTCACAGGTTAATCGTCTGCGCTTCTTGTAAAGTTGCAGTTCATCGAAAGTGCTATGGTGTGCAAGATGAAGATGTAGATGAGTCTTGGTTGTGCTCTTGGTGTAAGCAAAAGGGTGATGTTGGTGACTCCGTGAATCCTTGTGTTCTTTGCCCAAAGAAGGGAGGCGCTTTAAAACCACTTAATAGCAGCGGGGAAGGTGATGGGTCTACCCAGTTTGTGCACTTGTTTTGTTGTCTGTGGATGCCCGAGGTCTATGTAGATgatttgaagaagatggaaCCTGTTATGAATGTGGGAAGCGTCAAAAAAACCCGGAGTAAATTAGTATGTAATGTTTGCAAAATGAAGTGTGGCACATGTGTTCGATGTAATCATG GAGCCTGCAGAACATCTTTCCATCCTCTATGTGCAAGGGAAGCTAGACAGAGAATGGAGGTTTGGGCAAAGTATGGTAATGACAAT GTTGAGTTGCGGGCATTTTGCTTGAAACACTCAAATCTACAAGAGGATAGAAGTATCTTGCCACTGGGAGGCCGCTCTATTGCAGCTGGCGGTGACTTTTCAGAAGCCAATGACCTTCCAGTATCACTGCCAGTGAGCAGTGAACACAATGTGAAAATTGTTTGTGATAATGGAGGGTTAGTGTCTAATAGTATTCCAGACAAGTTGAACCATAATGGTGTACCGCCTGATGATGGTGCTTTTCCACAACATGATATTGGAGTTACAGGGAAAACTAATGAGCATGTTGATGGATCTGACTCCCTCAGTTTTGTCCTTGTTTTGAAGAAG TTGATAGATAGAGGAAAAGTTGACGTAAAAGATGTAGCCTTGGAGATTGGCATTTCATCAGATGCATTGGCTGCAAATATCAAT GAAGCATGTATGGACCCTGATGTGCAACACAAGATAGTCAATTGGCTAAAAGCCCATGTACATACTAGTGCATTTCAGAAaggtttaaaattcaaattgaaaCCAGCCAATGCATTCAACGATGAAAATGCAGCCCAAGATGGTTCTGATACTTTACCAATATCAGATTCAGGTTTACTGGATCCAGTTGCTGTTAAGTCAGTGCCACCAAGGAGAAGAACTACCAGTAATATTAGGGTTTTGAATGATGATAAAGTAATATGTTCATCTGAGGGAGTTGCTAGTGAGAATGGGATGCCAATTGATAAGTTCGGAGTAGGTCATCCTGACAGTGAAAATCCAGGAAGTTCCAATGAAGAATCCATTCATGATGCCACTGGAATG AATACAACCAAGTCTGAGGATACTTTTCAAGAAGTTCAAG TCAATCTTGATGAACACTTCAAATCCAGCTTGTCTGGTTGTTTTTCAGAAGAAAAGTCTACTGTCTGCTTGCAGAATGCCTTGATGATTTCTGATCAGCACTGTCCTGGACATTCTGCATCAGAACCACCTGATTCTGGTTTCAT AAAGATCGAAGCAATGTCTAGTTACATTCACCCGCAGATCAACAAGAAATTGCTGCGGGTTCGTGATGGGTTGCCCTTGGAGGATGTTGTAG GTTCAAGTGACAAGGGAAATTCTTCTTTCATAGAATCCTCTGGTGCTAGTGGCTGCTCAAGTAGCCAAGATCTCGAATTAACTTGTAGTGACAAATCCGAGCCTGATCGAGTAAAGATGGACCAGTTGGCTAGGGATGAAAAAGTGGGACTTTGGGATTTTTCTCCAGAAGATGAATTGGAGGGGGAACTTATATATTTTCAGCATAAATTGTTGCAAAATGCAGTTGCAAAAAAGAGGCTTACTG ATAACTTGATCTACAATGTTGCTAAAAGTCTGCCACAGGATATTGATAATGCACATCAGCAAAGATGGGATGCTGTTACTGTTAATCAATATCTACGTGATCTTCGGGAGGCAAAAAAgcagggaaggaaagaaaagaggCACAAGGAGGCACAGGCCGTATTGGCTGCTGCAACTGCTGCTGCAGCAGCATCTTCCAGAGTCTCTTCTTTCCGAAAAGACACCTTAGATGAAGCCGTTCAACATGAG AATCTCATAAAGTTGGATACTTCAAGTGGGCGGACTGGTGCTTGTTCGCAGCCAATGCCACGAGCAAAAGAGACACTTTCAAGAGTAGCTGTGACAAGAACTTCATCTGATAAATATTCAGATTTTTGCCCACCAACCTCAGACTTTTCTAAGGAGCAACGTAAATCATGTGATATCTGCAGATTATGTGAGACTATGTTAAAACATATCCTAGTCTGCTCTGGTTGTAAG GTTGCAGTGCACTTGGATTGCTATCGTAGTGTGGAAGGAACAATGGGTCCTTGGTACTGTGAATTATGTGAAGAGTTATCATCTAGAAGTTCCGGGGGATCTGCTATAAATTTCTGGGAGAAGCcttattttgtcgcagaatgtGCTCTATGTGGAGGTACTTCTGGTGCCTTTAGGAAGTCTTCGGATGGTCAATGGGTTCATGCCTTCTGTGCTGAG TGGGTGTTTGAGTCTACATTCAAAAGAGGACAAATAGATGCTGTTGGAGGACTG GAGACTGTGCCAAAAGGCGTCGATATGTGTTGTATCTGCCGCCGGAAGCATGGTGTATGCATGAAG TGTTGCTTTGGCCATTGTCAGACCACATTCCATCCATCCTGTGCTAGAAGTGCTGGTTTGTTCATGAATGTGAGGACTGTTGGTGGCAAGCTGCAACACAAAACTTATTGTGAAAAGCATAGTTTGGAGCAGAAGGCAAAG GCTGAAAGTCAAAAACATGGAATAGAGGAATTAAAAAGTCTCAAGCATATTAGG GTTGAACTTGAGAGATTACGTCTCCTTTGCGAAAGAATTGTCAGACGTGAAAAAACTAAG CGGGAATTGGTTCTATGCTCACATAAAATACTTGCCTTTCGAAGAGATGAGGCTGCTAGGTCAGTGCTGGTTCGTGGTCCTTTCGTCCTTCCAGATGGTAGTTCTGAATCAGCTACGACATCCCTTAAAGCAAACACAGAGGGATACAGATCGTGTAGTGAAGCACTCCAAAGATCAGATGACATAACTGTTGACAGCTCAGTTTCTGCTAAGCATCGTGTCAGAGTTGCCGTATCCATGGACACAGACCCAAAATTGGATGATGATTGCTCAACCTCTCAGAGTCGCTATAACCACCACAAGATTCCAGAGAGGATGCAATTTGCGGGCAAACAGATTCCTCATAGAGCTTCTGCTACATCACGGAATATTTCAGATGAGGGTGGATGGATACCCCCCAAATCTAGAAAG TCTTCTGAGACATTTGGAAAAGAGATTATTATGACCTCAGATGAAGCTTCTATGAAGAACTCAAGGCTACCTAAAGGATATGCATATGTTCCTGCTGATTGCCTGTCAAATGACAAGCAGTCTAAAGAGGATACATATGCTGATGAACCAGTGGATCATGACAGATAG